Part of the Plasmodium knowlesi strain H genome assembly, chromosome: 11 genome is shown below.
CTTCACCCGGAAACCACTTTACACTGAAATCGGGGAATACATAACCATGAAAACGGTTTCCCCATACCCCGGAACTACcgtatttttaacccggaacctatttttacccttaacccggaatctaccttatttttaacccgtaacctaccttccgcttaacccgtaaccaactttacccttaacccagaaataACCTTCCGCTTAACCGGTAACCAACattacctttaacccagaaataaccttcagcttaacccgtaaccaactttacctttaacccagaaataaccttcagcttaacccggaaccaacttttacccttaacccggaaagCACTGAACCCTGCCATTCCGCATATTCCGGTTATTCTGTATAAATGTCTGGTGTAAAAGGTATGTATACTTTTATAaggttgtttgtgccaacacgtatgtacacacaatttttccttgtgcgGTATAAGTGTgtgcttttcctttatatttgtgACCTTTTacaactgtaatatatttcatcatccaccgtccttttcttttttttttttcttttttcttttctggtGTGCGTGGCCAGGACGCATCACAATATGGGCTCGCGCTTACCCTCctgctttccgcaaaaaaaaaaaaaaaaaaaaaaaaaaaagggacaagaaaaaatatttttcgcaaggggaaaaagaaaaaagaaagaaaaaatatatttttcgcaagcggaaaaaaaaaaaataatgtgtgttcttaaaaaaaaaaagaagaattttttttttttttttttctataaacaaaaggtgtcctttcaccaacaaaaaaaaaaaagaaaaaaaaatttgcaaacaaaataagaataaaatttggaagaaagaatatatatttttttcttttttttctttcaagaacaaataaaaaataaaaaggaaaaaaaaaaaggacaaaaaggggtatgaaaccaatatccttcatcttaaacaataaaccctaaactgtgaaccctgaaccctaaacactaaaccctaaaccctaaaccctaaaccctaaaccaagaaccctaaaccctaaaccctgaaccctaaaccctgaaacctaaaccctgaaccctaaaccctgaaccataaaatccctaaaacctgaaccatataatccctaaaccctaaaccataaaatccctaaaacctgaaccatataatccctaaaccctgaaccctaaaccctaaaccctaaaccctgaaccctaaaccctgaaccctaaaccctgaaccctaaactctgaaccctaaaccctaaaccctaaaccatgaaccctaaaccttaaaacctgaaccctaaaacctgaaacctaaaccttgaaccctaaaccttaaaacctgaaccctaaaacctaaaccctaaaccctaaaccctgaaccctaaaccctgaaccctaaaccctaaaccctaaaccctgaaaccctaaacgctaaaaccataaaaactaaaccgtcaaccctaaaccgtcaaccctaaaccgtcaaccctaaaccgtcaaccctaaaccgtcaacactaaactgtgaaccctaaactgtgaaccctaaactgtgaattctaaacctaaaactgtgaactctaaacctaaaactgtgaactctaaacctaaaactgtgaaccctaaaccttaaaccctaaactgtgaaccctaaactgaaaaccctaaaatgtgaaccctaaaccattaacccggaacctaaacttggaacgtcttcaataggaacaagttccattggaaccccttccataagaacctcttccttaggaacctgttcttctttcataaattccgatcccatgaattcttgaaccaaaagttccagaaaatccttctggttcaattgtgtgtcccctttttgacattcatccaacacttcaaaatgaatttcaataatcgtgcgacgattcacgggaccagaacgtttcgttctcgttggagcagaacgaggttttcgttctttcactaatcgatattcatgtggaccagcttcttccacatgatcgagaACTTGgtcctgtactgatggaccaggaatttcagcaggagatcttctgaaacgtggtcctcctttaccaagaggaccaaaatactaacaaaaaaaaaaaaaaaaaaaaaaaaaaaatgagaggatatttttgctaagaaaattgtgaaatattctttttacacatttattttattttattttatttttttaaccattaaaaattttttttccttttaaccattaaaaaattttcttttccttttaaccgttaaaaaaatttttttttttttccttttaaccattaaaaaaattttttttccttttaaccattaaaaaaaaaattttttttccttttaatcattaaaaaaaaaattttttttccttttaatcattaaaaaaaaaatttttccttttaactattAAATGTGtcctttaaattttttttttttccttttaactattaaatgtgtcctttaaaatttttttttttccttttaaccattaaaattttttttttttttttttttttatcttaccttccaaaggtaataagccatagcagaaaggccaatggagacaggagccaaaggaacaaaaggggtaaggagatccgtaagaaggatgggacagactgtattctctaatgtttgttgcatatggTTTTTGTTCGGTTGGTCTTGGAAGATTGATTCCACTTCAGACTTTACACTGTCAGAGCCAATTAGGCAATCTTTATAGTCGTCGTTTtgtttgcattcaaaacaagaattggGAACATTCTTGTCGCATGAAGATGATTGTTTCATAGTGGcattaattttatcaaaagCATGTTTTATGCCCTTATCTATTTCACAATagggatgtacccaactatgtccttttttcttatcttctgccattttttttaattgttttgcatattctttaagaaataaacaacccatcgtttgtccgaACGATGGGCCATTAACAGGGTCCTTCgtcttatttttatatatatgctgcaatcctgcagcaaaaagcaaacaagctgctttatttgttttgctttgtttATGGCCTAAAGTATCCCAATTAGCGTCTTTGTCATTGCAGTATTGTTCAACTTCTTTCTGCTTATCTGGCTGCGACATATGTTTTAGAAGTTCCCTTAATTCATTTTCAGCGGCATTGTTTATGTCATTCTGAACAATAAGAGaaagggggagagaaaaatatatatgtatatacatatatacatacacatacatatatatacatattcacatagacatatacatattaatatatatacatatatacatatgttacatatacatatatatacatatacatatatatacatatacatatatatatatatatatatatatatatatgtacatctgTTGTCGATGTTATTGATTTTGGTTGGCTTACCCAAGACACTCCGCTGCTGTGTCCACTACTATTTTTTGTtgatttccatttctttgctgcgcattggacttgagtacagaaattgTGGTCCATTTTAGTGATTTCGGAGAATGTTTTTTGCATGGTGTTGTTAATGGAGTTGGATTGGgatttgtcttcgaggagttttttcatttgattttggacttttttatgttcttcgCTAGAAGTGCAATTTCCATTTGTTGTTTTATCCACCAAAGAGCTGTCAACACTTAGTTTGCAACTATTAAAATCTGGTTGTCTTGTGCATTTAAAAcaaacattattattaccaccaccaccattaCATGGAGGCGAAGACgaagaattattattattttctttattccaatCTTCAAACATTCTTTGTATGGTtttctcatcaatgggacaactTTTCTTCGTCAAATCGATAATTTTatcagcgtacatgttaagagcaatacaatcAACTGCTTGATGGACCAGTTGGTCATTACCACTAATTTCCTTAATGTGTTGTAAtcctgctgtgatatgattacatgcttttctttcgacactcagttcattaccatcaccgAAGGTGGTGCATACACCATTAGCTCTGCTCTTTGATTTGTTCTGTCCTTCGGACTTGATCTTCTGGAACAACTCTTCCAGGGTTGTCTTAACAGCGCCATTCCagaagtcacactgtaaaaagaaaaaaaaaaaaaaggttatatatgtaggtaGTAGGTTacgtagtatccggttggtgtagtatccggttggtgtagtatccggttggtgtagtatccggttggtgtagtatccggttggtgtagtatccggttggtgtagtatccggttggtgtagtatccggttggtgtagtatccggttggtgtagtatccggttggtgtagtatccggttggtgtagtatccggttgttgtagtatccggttgatatagtatccggttggtgtagtatccggttggtgtagtatctggttggtgtagtatccagttagtgtatagtatccggttggtgtagtatgcggctgttgtagtatccggttgttgtagtatccggttggtgtagtatgcggctgttgtagtatccggttgttgtagtatccggttattgtagtatccggttgttgtagtatccggttgatatagtatccggttggtgtagtatccgattggtgtagtatccagttggtgtcgtatccggccattgtcggcgaggagtcttttctttccccctaaagtagctaaagctaacccctgaaccttattcctataccctcaAACCTcactcctgaaccctaaaacccttaatcttataccctgaaaccttattccaataccttgaaaccttattccaataccttgaaaccttattccaataccttgaaaccttattccaataccctgaaactttattccagcacccccacaaccttcattccaacccCCCTGCAACCTCTATTCCAtcacccctacaatcttcattccaacatccctacaatcttattctgacacccctacaaccttattccagcacctctacaaccttattccagcacctctacaaccttattccagcacctctacaaccttattccagcacctctacaaccttattccagcacctctacaaccttattccagcacctctacaaccttattccagcacctctacaaccttattccagcacctctacaaccttattccagcacctctacaaccttattccagcacctctacaaccttattccagcacctctacaaccttattccagcacctctacaaccttattccagcacctctacaaccttattccagcacctctacaaccttattccagcacctctacaaccttattccaacacccctataagcttattctaacacccatacaacaatactctaacacccatacaacattattctaacacccatacaacattattctaacacccatacaacattattctaacacccatacaaaattattctaacacccccacaaccttattccagcacccctaaaaccttattctaacaccgcGAAATCTTAATCCAGAACCCGAAATCTTACTCCTGAAACCGaaatctgaatttttttttttttttccttttatttcttctaccCCCTCAGTGTTGTGGTGGTGGtaggttgtgttggttgtagtaatacttacccaattcTTCGTAGGAGCAGTATTTCCGTTCATTTGGTTTTGGAACCATCTGGGTGCGGCGCATCTAATATAATCGCATAAgttttgcattttatttatttccgtTAGGGTGGTAGTTGCTTCGTTCTCCATTTTAGACTTTactgtttttaatttgtccGTTACTTCCGCTTTGGCGTTGCCATTTGTGGTAATTTTGCATTGGTCATAGTCGTTATCATCCCATGTACATTGAATGCACGAACTACCGTTCGTGCAAGTAACATTAGCAGTTGGATTCCATGACTTaaaagctttttttattcctgattCCACTAAACAATTCGCTTTGTCTttcatatgttttgcataagcgtgaagtaagaaacaacccactgtttgtgcAAACGATGGGTCCTTGGATAGGATTGGATACTCTGTGCCGTCGGAAGTTGGATTTTGTTTTAGTTTGTTGAAACCTAATGTAAGATATTGGCATGCTTTCCTTTCAGGGTCAGTTGCTGGTCTAGTGGTGGCACCGGAGGTGCCACCACTATCGCCCATTTGACTACATTGACCTCCGTTGTCATTGCCCCCCCTCTGTATCATTGCTTCGGACAATTGGTTCCATAATGTGGCGACTTCGCCGCCTTCCTTCTCCCAAAAGTTGCCCTGTATAAGTggagtaatatatatatatatatatatatgtatatgtatatatgtatatgtatatgtgtatacaccttttttattcctctctTAACGCAGATGTACTCTACTTACCGCTTTCTGTTTTCCGGTAGAGGAATTTAAGtgggatgctatacatttCATATGCTCACATAAAGAAgtccttttatttatgttaGTTAGCATTGTCTTAATGTTGGGGTCGCTTTCCTTattgacaattttttccaatttcccCTTTACTTCCGTTGTCGTTGTGcctccatttgtgttaatttggCATTTGTCATAGTTCTTATCATCCCAGTTGCATTGAATGCACGGACCACTACTGGCCGTGCATTGTCCACTAGTATGTGGTATCCATGAACcaaaagctttttttattccattttcaaTATCACAAATGGACTCCTTTTGCATATGTTTTGCATAGGTGcgaagtaagaaacaacccatcgtttggacaaacgatgggtctTTATACAGGGTTCCGTAAGCACCTCCATTAGTTGTTATGGACGAGGAAATGCTCTTCAGTTTTTCAaaaccggcatgcaaataattgcatgccgtcttttCAGAATGAGTTGCATCCTGCATTTTATCACAATCTCCATTTCCGCTAGTACGGGTACCCCCATTCTGTTTCATTGCATCTGACAATTCTTTCCATAATTTGTCTACATCGCcatctttctctttccagAAGTTTTCCTGTATAAAGTggtaatatgtatatatatacatatatgtatacgtatatacatatatatatatatacatatatacgtatatatgtgtacatatatatgtacatatgtaagtatacgtataagtgtatatgtatatacttatgtatgtgcatgtgcatacatatatatatgtacatatgtaagtatacgtataagtgtatatgtatgtatgtatgtatatatatatatatatatgtatgcatatatatatgtatgtatgcatatagatGTACATTCATGTCCTCCTCCCCCTTACCGTCGTTGTCGTAGACGTCTCTCCTGCTACTTTTTGGTTATCCATCCATTGTTTGATTATGCAATTCATACGATCACATAAAGTGACCTTATTAC
Proteins encoded:
- a CDS encoding SICAvar, type I (fragment), with the protein product DALRKDVEEQVTKLVTKVSDNGVTDNETDSLCESVKCPNDGETDCVSKTTCKIMAKALKEIHTKGETGQEDYRIFKSTMRCVILNALAQKLRKHAQGEGYACAVEEGIEEALKKGEDKREAWCNDNGKKDDGSCQPCGKQHQMCTAYSINGKTSLMGKVLDELKNNNDKIQNTLSEISNKVTLCDRMNCIIKQWMDNQKVAGETSTTTTENFWKEKDGDVDKLWKELSDAMKQNGGTRTSGNGDCDKMQDATHSEKTACNYLHAGFEKLKSISSSITTNGGAYGTLYKDPSFVQTMGCFLLRTYAKHMQKESICDIENGIKKAFGSWIPHTSGQCTASSGPCIQCNWDDKNYDKCQINTNGGTTTTEVKGKLEKIVNKESDPNIKTMLTNINKRTSLCEHMKCIASHLNSSTGKQKAGNFWEKEGGEVATLWNQLSEAMIQRGGNDNGGQCSQMGDSGGTSGATTRPATDPERKACQYLTLGFNKLKQNPTSDGTEYPILSKDPSFAQTVGCFLLHAYAKHMKDKANCLVESGIKKAFKSWNPTANVTCTNGSSCIQCTWDDNDYDQCKITTNGNAKAEVTDKLKTVKSKMENEATTTLTEINKMQNLCDYIRCAAPRWFQNQMNGNTAPTKNWCDFWNGAVKTTLEELFQKIKSEGQNKSKSRANGVCTTFGDGNELSVERKACNHITAGLQHIKEISGNDQLVHQAVDCIALNMYADKIIDLTKKSCPIDEKTIQRMFEDWNKENNNNSSSSPPCNGGGGNNNVCFKCTRQPDFNSCKLSVDSSLVDKTTNGNCTSSEEHKKVQNQMKKLLEDKSQSNSINNTMQKTFSEITKMDHNFCTQVQCAAKKWKSTKNSSGHSSGVSWNDINNAAENELRELLKHMSQPDKQKEVEQYCNDKDANWDTLGHKQSKTNKAACLLFAAGLQHIYKNKTKDPVNGPSFGQTMGCLFLKEYAKQLKKMAEDKKKGHSWVHPYCEIDKGIKHAFDKINATMKQSSSCDKNVPNSCFECKQNDDYKDCLIGSDSVKSEVESIFQDQPNKNHMQQTLENTVCPILLTDLLTPFVPLAPVSIGLSAMAYYLWKKIKFQSINFWENMSGSSTNKELKCFREAGGWDSYKSQVEKQLSEIEDKGNLVDDILHIWCCISGAYDWNTDAHAPCDLLYYTVGSIIYNKLTEKDSFDTIMKEVHEILGGTLSKGKCSTWEKGSGTKLFGLMEKLSYYKLDPKHVWKDIEGDSEKVNCGGCANYLEELAEAFREVEEYCSDTLNEGKCKEIPLGKGHQGSPDYLLGLIYDIIPKPRTTEITEDGKQGKCSIKLPSELEHGEFGHLRNQCKVDKGYSPGLMKEMLRRILDPYRSPWNCANQIIRGACYAHGTEESISPSGERCTSLYYYIGSVLSGAPGEVQNFDALMKAAYGEIVIFFGTNEACTNIYGNDNIDKTTFVNMKKVYDYTRDYETIQNYVNSVQGGESPCIDNYYMYLDKVLSAYEYMSNECKNGNTKQWCQKFEEMSAERSLTELLQLKCSLKHTSDCINIPATVSGTLFGIGLPALGAFLSYKYDLLPSGIRKFFLRGGSGTRMRRSAFEPNSGTEMENFTEYYTENNSTTIDPTEYSTVAGSSSNLTTSTEDSSILYNEDGPSRSPSPPPSRKKRGGGNNRRGQNISYHSMER